One window of the Xiphias gladius isolate SHS-SW01 ecotype Sanya breed wild chromosome 11, ASM1685928v1, whole genome shotgun sequence genome contains the following:
- the fam83b gene encoding protein FAM83B gives MESPEFSMLSSLRGEFKSEDYIQPHYKESYRLAIDRLVSGGRDSYQEFLKGERIGSFLSEDELLFITANAEQLPPRNHTEDIGGPPDNQSSSGTYWPIHSDVETPNLDLGWPEVMHETLQTNIDLLFHPPRQNSPTIKEVIRKHIQDARQVIAIVMDMFTDIDIFRETVDASIRGIPVYVLLDDFHLKSFLTMAENQDVKIQQLRNMRVRTVKGQHYLCRSGTKFHGAMEQKFLLVDCHTAIYGSYSFTWSFEKINLSMVQVIKGLLVKSYDEEFRTLYARSTVPAELCPPEGLFQCTGLNGRQMLPKSHSAQKIERRDQLRHTLDMVYRKTCERKLGLRELEGRLFEEEPNKLRPLIKDGIGVQNQMSNFQSSQEMTFLKRHSYAGERQDGIMPQNIRPRASNWNISRETGNGTRNYPMDNYLQVPQIYKGQNMRQSYNGSDKQVLSMQKNMPTLENTSKSFMRTLRIESYLKNPDVPFGDSCDYLDQFEPMDKAGSFMQGRMRSSLVFRSTIQEQMEPNRHTNNTPTSVNASYGPGRNSYQPVYANLANAKGGQMITNPDILTDSWHKRHSMADPRSNTEYTHESSGHMYGAFVRMQLNRSTAEINTQNGSNLTEDQRSVSHYDVKSITGTKGPRTPNWQEPPSRSVSAAALDVNSKDVTAKSNSKGCPHFLENDSKKIKSLLNIPKKEDSVGTMETFSLNSGGSTDTITAEDEEKTSDGGGKLHQSTTNSAGCPSEHQRNRLADHYLHSSKPRFTTEERQHPLQKSLPKTTTKKNPTILDAGSWSKNQGAENRLYSRFEPFCAYEKKQSLCTAHSFGNTHSQEKRRLPRGEAATEHSPRAARGHHENKLEKFFQRMGNLIYKNK, from the exons ATGGAGTCTCCAGAGTTTTCCATGCTGTCGTCTTTGAGGGGAGAGTTTAAATCAGAGGATTACATCCAGCCCCACTACAAGGAGTCATATCGCCTGGCGATTGATCGCCTGGTGAGCGGTGGCAGAGACAGTTACCAGGAGTTCCTCAAGGGAGAACGTATCGGGAGCTTCCTCTCAGAGGATGAGCTTCTCTTCATCACTGCAAATGCAGAACAGCTCCCACCTCGGAACCACACAGAGGACATCGGTGGTCCACCGGACAACCAATCATCCTCAGGGACCTACTGGCCCATCCACTCGGATGTGGAGACGCCAAATTTGGACTTAGGGTGGCCAGAGGTCATGCATGAAACACTACAGACAAATATAGATCTGCTCTTCCATCCACCAAGACAAAACAGCCCCACCATCAAAGAGGTGATTCGGAAGCATATTCAGGATGCAAGACAG GTTATTGCCATTGTGATGGACATGTTCACTGATATCGATATATTCAGAGAAACTGTTGATGCCTCGATACGAGGAATCCCAGTCTATGTGCTTTTGGATGATTTCCACTTGAAGAGTTTCCTCACAATGGCTGAAAATCAAGATGTAAAAATTCAACAACTCAGG AACATGAGGGTGCGCACTGTGAAAGGTCAGCATTACCTCTGTCGATCAGGAACTAAATTTCATGGCGCAATGGAGCAGAAGTTTCTTTTAGTCGACTGCCACACAGCGATTTATGGCTCATACAG cttcaCATGGTCATTTGAGAAGATCAATCTGAGCATGGTGCAGGTCATCAAAGGTCTTTTGGTGAAGTCATATGATGAGGAGTTTCGAACACTCTACGCCCGGTCAACTGTGCCAGCCGAACTGTGCCCCCCGGAGGGCTTGTTCCAATGCACGGGGCTAAATGGACGGCAGATGTTGCCAAAATCTCATTCTGCCCAAAAAATTGAGCGGAGGGACCAGTTGAGGCACACGCTGGACATGGTCTATCGGAAGACCTGTGAGAGGAAACTGGGCTTGAGAGAACTTGAAGGAAGGCTCTTTGAAGAGGAACCTAATAAGCTCAGGCCCTTGATTAAGGATGGGATCGGTGTTCAGAACCAGATGTCCAATTTTCAGTCTTCACAGGAAATGACCTTCTTGAAAAGGCACAGCTATGCAGGGGAGAGACAAGATGGAATTATGCCCCAGAACATCAGGCCCAGAGCGAGCAACTGGAATATCTCCAGAGAAACGGGAAATGGAACAAGAAACTATCCCATGGACAATTATTTACAAGTGCCACAGATATACAAAGGTCAAAACATGCGTCAGTCTTACAATGGCAGTGACAAACAGGTTCTGTCCATGCAGAAGAATATGCCAACACTGGAGAATACGTCCAAGTCGTTCATGCGCACATTGCGGATCGAGTCTTACCTCAAAAACCCTGATGTCCCATTCGGAGACTCTTGTGACTATTTAGACCAGTTTGAACCAATGGACAAGGCTGGCTCCTTTATGCAGGGAAGAATGAGGTCTTCCCTTGTTTTCAGGTCCACCATACAGGAGCAAATGGAGccaaatagacacacaaacaacactccCACTAGTGTTAATGCAAGCTATGGTCCAGGGAGAAACTCTTACCAGCCTGTATATGCCAACTTAGCCAATGCTAAAGGTGGACAGATGATCACAAACCCTGACATCCTGACAGACAGTTGGCACAAAAGGCATAGCATGGCAGATCCAAGATCAAACACTGAGTACACACATGAATCCTCCGGTCACATGTATGGAGCTTTTGTAAGGATGCAACTAAATAGGAGCACAGCGGAGATCAATACACAGAATGGCTCAAATCTGACTGAGGATCAAAGATCTGTCTCTCATTATGACGTCAAGAGTATCACAGGCACAAAGGGACCCAGGACTCCCAACTGGCAGGAGCCACCATCCAGGAGTGTGTCTGCAGCAGCACTGGATGTGAATAGCAAGGATGTGACAGCTAAATCCAACAGCAAAGGCTGTCCACATTTTCTAGAGAACGACtccaagaaaataaaatccttaTTGAACATACCGAAAAAAGAGGATTCAGTTGGAACAATGGAAACATTTAGTCTCAATTCAGGAGGCAGCACAGACACTATAACAgctgaggatgaggagaaaaCATCAGATGGAGGGGGAAAACTTCACCAAAGCACAACCAACTCGGCCGGGTGCCCCTCAGAACACCAGAGGAACCGGTTAGCGGACCACTATCTACACTCTTCAAAACCTCGATTCACAACGGAGGAGCGCCAACATCCACTGCAGAAATCTCTTCctaaaacaaccacaaagaaaaacccCACCATTCTTGACGCAGGCAGCTGGAGCAAAAATCAAGGAGCTGAGAATCGCCTGTACAGCAGATTTGAGCCTTTCTGCGcatatgaaaagaaacagtCTCTGTGCACTGCACACAGCTttggaaacacacactctcaggaAAAAAGAAGGCTTCCCCGAGGGGAGGCAGCTACTGAGCACAGCCCCCGAGCTGCACGAGGACACCATGAAAATAAGCTGGAGAAATTCTTTCAAAGAATGGGAAATCTCATATACAAGAACAAGTAG